A window of Gossypium raimondii isolate GPD5lz chromosome 7, ASM2569854v1, whole genome shotgun sequence genomic DNA:
ATATAATTGCATttatcttaatataattatccttaataaagaaattatatctATTTGTTTTCCATGAGTTCTTTCAAAtcattaaaggaaataaaatggtaaaataaaatatttttgtttatacaAAATAGTTGCTTTATTAACAATGGTATACAAACTCACTGataattcaagttttttttataaataataataaatttaccaaATGATTTTTACTCCATTTGAAATGGTATAAGTGTTTTCTTTGTGAAAAGTCCTTGTCACGACATTTATTAAACATTacaacttaaattttgattcctaaaatttcaaaaataaattaataaaaaattttgaaaaatgttaaatttgaatgataaaatcataatattacaaattaaaataatttctcatttctctcAAATGCCCAATATTACTCAATATTTCATCTTTAAAGAATCATTACTTTTAATACACCATACTTCCAACTTATCAATGTTAATTGTACCACCCAAATGGTAGGACAACCGACCCTTCACTAatacaacttttaaaataagcGATAGTAATTATAGCCCTATTACGTGGGCCCCACATATTCAGCTGTTTAGTTGGGTGTAATGCCCTACTACGGGCTTATTACATTACGCCTCCATTACGCCAATTTTGCTGCTTTCTATTCCCTTCCATTTTCTCAGTTTAGCTTCCGTTTTAGGGTTCCCAATTTCTAtgccctgttttaccctcccagTCTTCTTCAACCAGCGCGGTCCCTCGACTCTTTCCAGCTCCCTCTCTAAACAAGTCTTTAACACCCATTTCCCGTTTCCCCTATTCCCCAAATCAGAATCCCTAACCCCGACTGCCCTCCTCCCTTTTTTCCTCAATTCGAAAATCAACCTTCACCTCCGGCACCAATCCACCTCCACCGATCCACCTCCGGTCCTCCACGGCTCCACCCATTTCCAGAATCAGAGGTTAGAGGGAAGCTACAAACGTCTTCTACCTTTGAATTTCAAAGGTATATTAACAGTGTTTTTTTCCCTCTCTTTTATGGTGCTTCTACCTTTGATTTTCTGCCTGTAATTCATCAAAATATGTGTGAACTCGTATGGAAAATCCGGCAACTTCCAACAAATTCGGCAACCAGTTGCAACAAACGGTGCTTTGTTTCATTCTACGCCTATTACCTGTGAAAAATGGAAGAGCAAATGGGATTTTGTGAGATCGGGGAGAGCTtgaatttctattttcatttgaaTGGCTGTAGATAGGGTTTCTGAAATTTCAAATCCTTGATTAGCTCTAATTTGTGGCATTTCTTAGATGAAAGAAATAGTCTTGTTCTCTGATTGctatgtaaattaatttttaaggtcAAATTTTATGGCAGTTCCTGAGATTTCTATTGCTAGGCTTACACCCAgtcatcttttctttgttgttgcAAGTGATGGAGTTTTCGAGTTTCTCTCAAGCCAAACTGTTGTCAACATGGTGCGATACATGTGAATCTTTGGAATCTATAAATTACCCTTACTTTTCCCATTTGCTTTATAATGCCATGGTATATCTATCTATACATCATCCATTTGCTTATACTTGCTTTTGATTTGCAGGCCACCGCTAAAGTTTCTTATACATtagattttaatgcatgtttatTGAAAAACAATTTATAAGTAAACTTGTTTTACGCTATTGAGTTTTATAAGTAAACCTGAAAAGGAAAGTTCAAAAGAATTTGCTGTCTTTTGCTTTTTGAACTATTAGTTGACCGCTCCAATTACTGATATTATCAATAAATTAACCCATTGTCATTTATAAGTGGCTTCTCTCAGATGTAACAATCTATGGTTCCATCTGGTTTCAAAAGATATTTGAGACATAATTTGAGCAtttctttgaaaaatttataattttcttatttcaggCGGCGGCATACAAAGATCCTAGCGATGCTTGTGCTGCAATTGCTGGAGATTCCTATAAACGTTGGTTGGAGCTTGAAAATCAAACCGATGATATTACAATCATAATTGTACAGATCAAAGGCCTATCAAATGTATGAACTATTTAAATCTTTCTCTGGTTATTCATGTTCCCAATGTTTAAAGTTCATTTTTTGTCGTATGGCTTTGTCTTCTGGTCCTGTATCTTTCTTAGAAGTGAGTgaagatcttttaaaattgttcTGTAGAAATTACCGCCTTGTACATAATTCGAAGTGATTTGTCCAATTAGCCTGGTTGAAGTACTACGACGAGTCATATCTTGATTTAGAAGGGAGTAGAAGTTTGGACTTAATTGCTTATTGTGCCTTGTAGTTGATATAACTTGTACATTTGTACATACTACCTAATAGAAAAATTTAGGAAAGTTCTAATCTGGAAAAACTCTTTTTAGTGGTCATGGATTATAAAAAGTgtgattaatttataattattctgTGTAATCTCTTGATGTATATGTGTTAATTTAAGGGGGGTGGTTtgctatttttttcattaattgcATTGTGATTAACTAATGTTCTCTGGGATCCAGCAGTCGGGTGTTGGCACAACTGATAGTGAAGTACATTCCAGACCCTGCCAAATTGGCGGTTCCATAAATCAAAGCACTGCCATTGTTCCACCACTGATGCATCAGAGGCCTTTGGAATCGGTTGGTCACTCGAGCTGTAGTTTTctgagtttatatatatatttgaaccattTGTTCTTCATTCACTGTGCAACCAGATTAGTTGATTTGCCTTATACATGGTTTCTCTGTTTTGCCACTTGTGTCATTTTCTTTATAGTTGTTCCAGCATACATACAACCATTGGGTGAAACCTATTGATATGGCTAACATTTTCTTTATAGTAGTCTCACTATCTCCGTTTcttgatgattttttatttcaaatgaaaCAGAGAATATGTCTTTGAAAGGTAGGAGATAAAACATGGGGTTGaagcttttcctttttcctttttttcctgCTATGTCGTAAAAGGAATCTTCTACTTCGAGTCATTACTAGCAAACACAAAATGCATCAGTTGATATTTAATAC
This region includes:
- the LOC105798547 gene encoding uncharacterized protein LOC105798547 isoform X2; its protein translation is MPCFTLPVFFNQRGPSTLSSSLSKQVFNTHFPFPLFPKSESLTPTALLPFFLNSKINLHLRHQSTSTDPPPVLHGSTHFQNQRLEGSYKRLLPLNFKVMEFSSFSQAKLLSTWCDTCESLESINYPYFSHLLYNAMAAAYKDPSDACAAIAGDSYKRWLELENQTDDITIIIVQIKGLSNSGVGTTDSEVHSRPCQIGGSINQSTAIVPPLMHQRPLESDVG
- the LOC105798547 gene encoding uncharacterized protein LOC105798547 isoform X1 is translated as MPCFTLPVFFNQRGPSTLSSSLSKQVFNTHFPFPLFPKSESLTPTALLPFFLNSKINLHLRHQSTSTDPPPVLHGSTHFQNQRLEGSYKRLLPLNFKVMEFSSFSQAKLLSTWCDTCESLESINYPYFSHLLYNAMAAAYKDPSDACAAIAGDSYKRWLELENQTDDITIIIVQIKGLSNQSGVGTTDSEVHSRPCQIGGSINQSTAIVPPLMHQRPLESDVG